The stretch of DNA GGGTGATGCCTGTATATAACAGGTTCCTGCGAAGCATTTTACGATGGCTGCGGACGACCGGCATAATGACGATCGGAAATTCGCTGCCTTGCGATTTATGGATGGAACAGCAGTAGGCGAGGGTGATCTGATTCAGGTCGCTACGCTCGTACGTCACTTCGATTCCATCATAGGAAACGACGAGCAGCTCTTTTTTATCGATCGTTTCTTTCGCTTTGATGATGGCGATCACTTCGCCCATATCGCCATTGAACACATTGCTCTCCGGCTGGTTGACCAGTTGGAGGACCTTGTCTCCGATCCGGTAGACCGCGTCTCCAAACACGACCTCTTTCCGGTCGGGAGAGGGCGGATTGACCATTTCCTGGATCATTTTATTCAAGCCGTCGATGCCGGCGGGTCCTTTGTACATCGGGGCTAGGACTTGGATATCCTTGATCGCATGCCCTTTCGATAGGGCGTTGGAAATGACCTGCTCGACGACTTCCAAAATCCGTTCGCTATCCGCTTTGATGAACGAACGATCGGAGGTCTTCGCAGCAATATCCCCGGACCATTCGGAACGTTTGATCATATGAGCCATTTCGATAATTGTCGACCCGGCGCTTTGCCGATAGATTTCCGTCAATTCCACGACAGGGACTTTGCCGGACTCCAACAAATCCCGGAGCACTTGACCCGGGCCTACGGGCGGCAATTGATCTTGGTCCCCGACAAACAGCAATTGGACATCATCCGGCAACGCCTTCAACAGTTGGTGGGCCAGCCACGTATCGACCATCGACATTTCATCGATGATGATCAGGCGGCCTTCCACCTCCCGCTCCACTTCTTCTTCCTTCTCCTGCCCGGTGAAACCGAGCAGCCGGTGGATCGTCATGGCAGGCAGACCGGTCGATTCGGACATCCGTTTCGCCGCCCGTCCAGTCGGAGCCGCCAGCACGATCGGGAAGGGCTCCTTCTTTTTCGCATACTCTTTCGGGTCCAATGAAAGCCCGTGCAGTTCCGCGTACACTTCGACAAGACCTCGGATGACCGTCGTCTTCCCGGTCCCCGGTCCGCCCGTCAAGATCATCACGGGAGAATGAAGAGCCGTCTCAATCGCAGACACTTGCGTTTCTGCATAATTGACCCCGAGACGTTCTTCGACTTCTCCGACAGCTTTCCTGATCTCGGAAGCCGGAAATTGGTCCGCCACTTCATTTTCCATGAGACGCGCCACTTTCGACGCGATGCCAAGCTCGGAAAAGTAAAGGGAGGGAATATACAATTTCCTGCCTTCCGCTGACAATTTGCTCTCCTCTACAAGCTCGATGATCGCTTGTGAGATCGTTTTGAACGGGATATCGATCGGCTGGCTCATTTCCAAGATGCGTTTGACGTCGGGTAAAACCTCTTTCGCCTCCAAATAGACATGGCCCGCCGCTTGCACTGATTGGTTCATTGAATGGAGGATCGCCGCTTTGACCCTGGAAGGATGGGCACCTGTAATTCCGAGATTTTTTCCGAGCTCATCCGCCCGTTGGAAACCGACGCCTTCAACTTCCTCGATCAGGCGATATGGATTTTCATTTAACAATTCGATGGACTCTTCCCGGTATGTCTGATAGATCCGCATGCTGATCTGGGGTCCGAAACCCCATTCATTCAACTGAATGATCGTCCGTTCCATCCCCATATTCTGTTGCAATACTGTCACCAACGTCTCTTTCCGCTCGTCCGATAGACGAGGAATCGTGTCGAGGACAGTCGGATCGTTCATAATTTTCTTGATGGCATCTTTGCCCAGTTTCTTTACGATCGCATCCGCCGTCTTCAATCCGATGCCCGGAAAAAGGTCGCCAGACAAATAATGGATCAGCCCGGTCTCGGTGGACGGCATCTCCTTCTCGAAGGTCCGGACGTCAAATTGCAAGCCGTAGGACGGATGGGTGACGAGCCCGCCTGTGAAACGGTATTCTTCATCTTCATTCAATTGTGGGAAGTTTCCCTTCACGATGATCTCTTTCTCTGAATAACCGGAATTTGTTTCACGGACTTTCAGTTTCAGAATCGTGAAAAGGTTATCGGGATTATGGAAGATGGTGACGACCGGGCGCCCCCTCAAGAAGATTTCCTCCGTCTCACCGCTCATCTCCATCTTCCCTCCTTTCTTACTCGCCCGCCATTTTGATCATATTGTAAATATTTCGCGCTTCCATATGGTCCGGTTCGATTGTAAAGGCTTGCTCCAGATGACGGAGCGCATCCTCTTTCCGATTTGTCGAGACAGCATAGACAATGCCTAAATTGTAATGAGCGTCCGCATTTTCCTCGTCCAGTTCCAGAACGAAACGGAATTCATCCGCAGCTTCGACAAACAATTCCAGTTTCGCCAGGAGGATTCCATAGGATAATCGGATTTCCAAATCCCTCGGCGCCAGTTCCGCCGCTCTTTGCAAATAAGGCAATGCAAATTTATCGTTTGATGAACGCTCCAAGCTTTTTCCGAGCATGAAGTACGCATCCGCGTCTTCCACGCCTTTGCGAACCGCCTTCTCATACAATGTCACCGCTTCAGTATACCTCTCCGCATTGTAGTACAGATTCGCAAGCCCGTAATAGGCGGTTCCCGCTTCTTCGTCCAGGGTAATCGCTTTTTGGAAGAACGGCTCGGCTTTTTCGATGTCCCCAAGCGATGCAAAGACATTGCCCAAGTTAATATAGCCGACCGGATCTTCAGGCTGCTCCTCCACAGCTTTCATGAAGGATTCCACTGCTTTTTCCAGCTCACCGTCTTGTAAGGCGGCGATGCCGATTTCATTATATTTCATAACGCATTCCCCTTATCCGACATAATCGAGCTGGCGCCCATTTTTGATGACCGTATCGATCGTCCCTCCGCCGAGGCATTCTTCCCCGTCATAAAAGACGACCGCTTGTCCCGGTGTGATGGCGCGTACCGGTTCAGCAAAATGAACGATTGCCTCCCTATCCCCGGTCATTTCAACCGTTACTTTCGTATCCGGCTGCCGATAACGGAATTTCGCCGTGCACTCGAATTTTTTCGGCAGTTCGCGTGCCGTGGCGAAACTGATGTTGACAGCGGTCAAACTGTCCGAATAAAGTGCATCGTTATGGAAATTCTGGCCGACGAGCAGGACGTTCCGCTCAAGATCCTTTCCTAAGACGAACCAAGGATCCCCTGCCCCGCCGATGCCGAGTCCATGTCGCTGCCCGATCGTATAATACATCAAGCCATCATGGCGTCCGACTGTCCTTCCTTCCATCGTCTGCATTTCCCCGGGTTGGGCCGGTAGATATTGGCCAAGGAATTCCTTGAAATTCCGTTCACCGATAAAGCAAATGCCGGTGGAATCTTTTTTCGAAGCAGTCGTCAATCCCGCTTCTTCCGCTTTTTTACGGACATCGCTTTTATCCAAATGACCGATCGGGAACATCACTTTTTGCAGCTGCTCTTGGCTTAGTTGATTCAAAAAGTATGTCTGATCCTTATTCGTGTCTTTTCCACGGAGCATCGCTACGCCGCCATCCGTTTCGACGACTTGGGCATAATGGCCTGTCGCTAAATAATCGGCGCCTAAGCTCATCGCATGATCCAGGAACGCTTTGAATTTGATTTCTTTATTGCACATGACGTCTGGATTCGGTGTGCGCCCCGCTTTATATTCCTCCAAAAAATAGGTGAACACTTTATCCCAATATTGCTTTTCGAAATTGACGGCATAGTACGGGATGCCGATTTCGTTACAGACGCTGATGACGTCCTCATAATCTTCGGTCGCCGTGCAGTGTCCGAATTCATCAGTGTCATCCCAGTTTTTCATGAAAATGCCGATGACATCATACCCTTGTTCTTTTAACAGTAATGCCGCGACCGATGAATCGACGCCGCCCGACATGCCGACGACGACACGGGTATCTGCCGGAGCTTTTGTAGTTCTCATATGTTTTTCATCCTTTTTTCATTCATTTCACAAGCCGGTTTACGATTGTGGCTATTGTAACAGCCGCTTCCCGCATCGCTTCTTCGTCAAGCCCCAAACCGAAGCTGAAACGGACGGAATTGCGCAATTTCGGGGAGCCTTGGCCGAACATGGCCGTCAATACATGAGAAGGATCCAAAGAGCCGGCTGAACAAGCCGAACCGCTGGAAACCGCGATGCCGCCCATATCCAGGTTTACAAGCAATGATTCGATATCTGTTCCCGGAAAGCTGATGTTGAGTATATGAGGAAGCCTGTCTACCTCGGCCGCATTCTCCTCATATGCCACTTCTTTTCCATCCAAGGTCGACTTCAGGATTTTGGCATAGTTTCCATACTTCTTGCGGTTGTCCTCCATCGATGCTTGTGCAATGGAAACAGCTTCTGCAAAAGCCGCAACAGCGGGCAGGTTTTCAGTGCCAGCCCTCCGTTTCCTCTCCTGACCGCCTCCGAACAGGAGAGGGGCCGTTTTCAGCCCTTTCCGCTGATAGAGGAAGCCGATCCCTTTCGGACCATTCAATTTATGGGCGGATACGGATAGCAAGTCGACACCCAGTTCATCCACATGGAGTGGCACGATTCCATACGCTTGGACCGCATCGGTATGGAAAATCGCTTGATGATTTTGCAAGACCTTTCCGATTTCACGGATTGGTTGGATCGTTCCCACTTCGTTGTTGCCGAACATAATGGAAACAAGGATCGTCTTGTCGGACAATGCCTCCTGTACTTGCCAAACATCGATTTGCCCTTGTTCATTCACCTCTAAATAAGTGATATCGTACCCTTGTTCTTCCAAACGTTTGCATGATTCCAAAACGGCGGGATGTTCGATAGTTGTCGTAATAATATGATTGCCTTCCTCTTTCATAGCGGCAGCCGTCCCGAAAACCGCTATATTATCAGCTTCCGTTCCACCCGAAGTGAAAATGATTTCGGTAGGTTGGGCGTGGATGGAAGCGGCTAACACTTTCCGTGCTCCATCCAGATGTTTCCGCGCTTCCCGGCCGTAGCCATGGATGCTGGAAGGATTGCCGAATGTGGTTTCCAGCATTTCCACGTACACTGCTCCGACTTTTGGATGGACCGGTGTAGTGGCCGCATGGTCTAAATAAATTGAGTTCATTTCCATTACTCCTTCTTAAATATAGAACATATAGCCGTCGCTGATCGGCTCATTCTCGGATTCCATCAGATCTCGGATGGTCGTCTTGTCCAACACATCCCGGACCGCATCCCCGATCCGCTTCCATAGTTCCTGTTGAGGAATATCCGTTTCATCCAATCCTTCGACGACTTGGATCGGCCCTTCCAAAATACGGATAACGTCACCCGCTGTAATCTCTTCCGGCTCCTTGGCAAGCATGTAGCCACCATAGGCCCCTCTGACACTTTTGACGATCCGGTTGTTCCGCAATGGCGGGATCAGTTGCTCCAAATAAGCTTCGGACAAGTTCTGCTCCTCCGCTATTTTCCGGAGCGGTACAGGTCCTTGTCCATATTTCGCCCCCAGTTCGACGACAACTGTCAATCCGTAACGTCCTTTAGTTGAAATTTTCATAATAAATCCCCCGCCCTTTTTTATGCTTTCACTTCAAAATAGTATAGCATACAGGAGCGAAAACCTGCTGAAAATGATATTTCCTAAATGTATATGTATAATGAAGGAACAGACGTACGAGGAGTGATCATATTGCAAAATGAACCGCTGGCCTTCCGGATGCGGCCGAACAATATTGATGAAATCGCCGGTCAACAGCAAATTATCGGCCCCGACACGGCCCTCTACCGGATGATCAAGAACGGCCATGTCCCATCCATGCTGCTTTACGGAGAGCCGGGAATCGGAAAGACGTCACTCGCCCATGCGATTGCCGGTACGAGCGGACTTCCCTTCATCGCATTGAATGCCACGACGTCCGGAAAGAAAGAGGTAGAAGATGTCGTGGCGGAATCGCGAATCACCGGGAAAGTCCTGCTGTTTTTGGATGAAATTCATCGTTTCAATAAATTACAGCAAGATACGTTATTGCCTCATGTCGAAAATGGGGCCATCACCCTTATCGGGGCAACGACTGAAAATCCATTTCATGACGTCAACCCGGCCATCCGTTCACGATGCGGGGAAATCAAACAATTATCCCGGCTGGAACCGCAAGATGTGATGGAATTATTGGAACGGGCATTAGCGGACCCAGACCGGGGCCTGGGGAAGATGAAAATCGTCATTTCCGACGAACAGCTGCGAAAAATTGCGGAAGGTGTCAACGGGGACGCCCGAAAAGCATTGACAGTCTTGGAATCTGTCGTCAATGCCAGCGATGAAGAGGACGGGAAAACGATTGTGGAAGATTGGCTCGTCGATAATCTGATCGGCAGGGTCGGCCTATTCGGGGATAAGAAAGGCTCTCATTTTTATAATCTCTTATCCGCTCTTCAGAAATCGGTGCGAGGAAGTGATGTCAATGCGTCCATCTTCTACCTTGCCAACCTTTTGGAAACGGGGGATCTCGTCGCGGTTTGCAGAAGGATGCTCGTCATGGCTTATGAAGATGTCGGCCTCGCTTCCCCGGAAGTGGCACCCCGTGTCTTGGCGGCAACGGAAGCTGCCACACGCCTCGGCATGCCGGAAGCCCGCATTCCGCTGGCCAACGCAGTCATTGAGATGTGCCTCGCGTCCAAATCGAACTCCGCATACAAGGCAGTCGATGCGGCCATCAGTGCCATACATAAAGGACAAACAGGAGATATTCCGCTGCATCTGCGGGATACTCATTACGCAGGAGCAGTCGAACTCGGACATGCCGGTTACCAATATCCACATGACACGCCGATCGGTTCTTTCGGCGGCTGGGTCAACCAGCAATATTTGCCCGACGCCATCCAAAACGTGGAGTTTTATTCCCCTGTAAATGCCGGGGAGGAAAAAAGGTTGGCCGCCATTTACGACAGGCTGAAAAACTTCCGTAAATGAACAAAGGTGCGGGGTGCCTGCTTATTGAGATTCCTAGTCTAAGTGTGAGGCTTGCTGACTCGCATCCTATAAAAGCATTCGAGACCATTGGAGCACGACTGGTCAGGATGCTATCTACAGACTTATAAGCTAAAAAAACAGGAGGCGTTCCGATTTCTAGGATTGCCTCCTGTTCCTTATAAAATATATTGATCGATCTTCAGAACGAGTTCAGCGATTTCCGGTTTACTTACCTGATCATTTGCGCCGACGCTTTCCCCTTTATGTTTCAAATCATCCGTAATGAGAGAAGAGAAAATGATGACCGGCAACGGTGCCAAGTCTGCATTGTCCCGGATTCTTTTCGTGAAGTGATGTCCGTCCATCTGGGGCATCTCGATATCCGTGATCACCAATTGGACTTCATCTGTCACCTTTTTGCCGCTTGTGACGATGCTTTCCAAATAGTCCAGTGCATCTTTTCCATTTTCAAAAAACTCAAGATTGACGTAGCCGGCTTCTCTCAGTGTATTATCCAGCAATTTTCGAAGGAGCGGAGAATCCTCTGCACAGACGAGCCGTTTATCGGAGCGCTCCCGTTTGCCCAGTTTTTTCACTTGCTCGATCCGGATGCCGGTCTCCGGGCTAATGTCCAAGATGATTTTCTCGAAATCGAGCAGCAGCAACATATCGCTGCCCCGTTTGATGACTCCGATGACTTGTGAAGATTCTGCAGAGTAGATATCGGACGGCTTTTCGATTTGATCCCACGAAATCCGATGTATTTGAGTCACATTATGGACATGGAACACGACTTGCGTCTTATTGAAAGCGGCGACGATATACTTTTCATCGCTTTTGTTGGAAGACGGCGGCATGCCGAGCACCCTCTCCATATTGATGACCGGCAACACCTCCCCACGCAGTTGGATGATGCCTTCGACAGCCGGGTTGGCATGCGGGATCGGCGTTACCTTCATCGGCATAATGATCTCTTTCACTTTAATGACATTGATGCCGTACCGATTGTTCCCCATCTCGAATTCGATGATTTCCAACTCGTTTGTACCGCTTTCCAATAATATATTTGTCTGCTGTGACATCACGTTCATTCCTCTCAATTCCATTTATACCAAAGCGACTAGGCTTAGATTGTGAGAATAGACCTATCTGATTTGATTGTATCATGTTTCCTTCTTTACACAAGATGGTAATTCAATTCGTTTTCGTCGAATTTCGGAACTTTGAAAGCTTCACTTCGCGAGGTTCCGGATTTTCTCTGGTACTTGAATCGCATCGACATCGTTGAAATAGCTATAGGTCGCATTCACTTTTTGCCGTGTCCGGTGGGAGTCTCGGCCGACATAAGTGGTTGTATCGGTCAACATTTTGAAATCCGTCACGAAAAAGGTGCTGCGATCCACTACAATTTCAAAATCCAGCCGCTCCACCAATAGAAACGCCTTATCATCTTGGAATGCCCCGCCATATTCCGGACCAAGCTGTTGGCTGAACTGTTCAAATTGTTCCTTCGTCATGTTCAGCGTCAGCGAATAACCGTAATCGACCGGTTCCAATTCAAATTCTTCCTTGAAGTTTTCGAATAGAGAAAGATCCATTGTCGGATTAATATATTGATAGATCGGACCGAATGTTTCCGTGAAAAGGAAAGGGACTTCTCCCCATCCCGATTCCTCTCCGTCCTTGCCGAATAGGCGATCATTGATGCGGTATAATTCCACATCCCACGGTTCGGCTCCGGTTTGTGAAACCCGGGCCGTTTGGTGAAGAATGGCCGGCTCTGAAGTATAAATCGATTGGATGTCATACTTTGTTGTTTTTTTCTGTTCCGGATCGACTGGTGCTGATAGATTTTCAATGGCAAAATGGGCTTGGACATCCTTAAGCTCGCTGGCAGCCTCCACCGTCTTATCAAAAACATCTTTCGCGGTCAAGCTTTTGCCGGCTTTCACTTGAGTGCATCCGGCCGCTACGAGAAGAAGCACTCCAAGCATCATGAACTTGAGCATACTTTTCAATTTGTAACTTCCTTTCTACGAACAATACACTCATTTTACTTTATTTTAAAACCGATGTCACGGTGAGGTTGTTCTTCAATGAGCGATTCACGGAAACAGGAAAAAACCCCTTCCCGCCGGTTGCGACGGAGAAGGGGCAATTGAATCAGTTTATATGAGTCTTACCCTCGTACTTGACCGGTGCCAGTGATGACAAACTTGCTGGAGGTCAAGGCGTTCAGCCCCATTGGTCCACGGGCATGTAGTTTCTGGGTGCTGATGCCGATTTCCGCGCCATATCCGAATTCGAATCCATCGGTGAAGCGCGTGGACGCATTATGATAGACGGCTGCCGCATCGACGCGGTTCAGGAAGGCAGCGGCTGTCGCCTCGTCATCCGTGATGATCGCTTCGGAATGTTTCGTACCATATTTATGGATATGGTCGATCGCTTCAAAGACGTCGCCCACGCATTTGATCCGGACGGATAACCCTAAAAATTCGGAAGCCCAATCTGTCTCCTCTACGTTTTTCACGTCCGGACATGCTTGACGGACTGTTTCATCACCGTATACTTCCACACCTTTTTCCTGAAGTGCAGAAACAAGTGCCTTGCCGTAGTTTGCGAACCATTTGTTGTGAACGAGCACGGTTTCAATTGCATTACATACGGATGGTC from Bacillus sp. OxB-1 encodes:
- a CDS encoding DUF6612 family protein → MLKFMMLGVLLLVAAGCTQVKAGKSLTAKDVFDKTVEAASELKDVQAHFAIENLSAPVDPEQKKTTKYDIQSIYTSEPAILHQTARVSQTGAEPWDVELYRINDRLFGKDGEESGWGEVPFLFTETFGPIYQYINPTMDLSLFENFKEEFELEPVDYGYSLTLNMTKEQFEQFSQQLGPEYGGAFQDDKAFLLVERLDFEIVVDRSTFFVTDFKMLTDTTTYVGRDSHRTRQKVNATYSYFNDVDAIQVPEKIRNLAK
- the recD2 gene encoding SF1B family DNA helicase RecD2, with the translated sequence MSGETEEIFLRGRPVVTIFHNPDNLFTILKLKVRETNSGYSEKEIIVKGNFPQLNEDEEYRFTGGLVTHPSYGLQFDVRTFEKEMPSTETGLIHYLSGDLFPGIGLKTADAIVKKLGKDAIKKIMNDPTVLDTIPRLSDERKETLVTVLQQNMGMERTIIQLNEWGFGPQISMRIYQTYREESIELLNENPYRLIEEVEGVGFQRADELGKNLGITGAHPSRVKAAILHSMNQSVQAAGHVYLEAKEVLPDVKRILEMSQPIDIPFKTISQAIIELVEESKLSAEGRKLYIPSLYFSELGIASKVARLMENEVADQFPASEIRKAVGEVEERLGVNYAETQVSAIETALHSPVMILTGGPGTGKTTVIRGLVEVYAELHGLSLDPKEYAKKKEPFPIVLAAPTGRAAKRMSESTGLPAMTIHRLLGFTGQEKEEEVEREVEGRLIIIDEMSMVDTWLAHQLLKALPDDVQLLFVGDQDQLPPVGPGQVLRDLLESGKVPVVELTEIYRQSAGSTIIEMAHMIKRSEWSGDIAAKTSDRSFIKADSERILEVVEQVISNALSKGHAIKDIQVLAPMYKGPAGIDGLNKMIQEMVNPPSPDRKEVVFGDAVYRIGDKVLQLVNQPESNVFNGDMGEVIAIIKAKETIDKKELLVVSYDGIEVTYERSDLNQITLAYCCSIHKSQGSEFPIVIMPVVRSHRKMLRRNLLYTGITRAKNFLILCGEPEEFKMGIFRTDEMQRQTTLKERLNGDSVIEMETEQQAAEPKAEEADMSEPKEYKLTAENFISIDPMIGMQGITPFAFLEE
- the mnmA gene encoding tRNA 2-thiouridine(34) synthase MnmA, coding for MRTTKAPADTRVVVGMSGGVDSSVAALLLKEQGYDVIGIFMKNWDDTDEFGHCTATEDYEDVISVCNEIGIPYYAVNFEKQYWDKVFTYFLEEYKAGRTPNPDVMCNKEIKFKAFLDHAMSLGADYLATGHYAQVVETDGGVAMLRGKDTNKDQTYFLNQLSQEQLQKVMFPIGHLDKSDVRKKAEEAGLTTASKKDSTGICFIGERNFKEFLGQYLPAQPGEMQTMEGRTVGRHDGLMYYTIGQRHGLGIGGAGDPWFVLGKDLERNVLLVGQNFHNDALYSDSLTAVNISFATARELPKKFECTAKFRYRQPDTKVTVEMTGDREAIVHFAEPVRAITPGQAVVFYDGEECLGGGTIDTVIKNGRQLDYVG
- a CDS encoding tetratricopeptide repeat protein — protein: MKYNEIGIAALQDGELEKAVESFMKAVEEQPEDPVGYINLGNVFASLGDIEKAEPFFQKAITLDEEAGTAYYGLANLYYNAERYTEAVTLYEKAVRKGVEDADAYFMLGKSLERSSNDKFALPYLQRAAELAPRDLEIRLSYGILLAKLELFVEAADEFRFVLELDEENADAHYNLGIVYAVSTNRKEDALRHLEQAFTIEPDHMEARNIYNMIKMAGE
- the cymR gene encoding cysteine metabolism transcriptional regulator CymR, producing MKISTKGRYGLTVVVELGAKYGQGPVPLRKIAEEQNLSEAYLEQLIPPLRNNRIVKSVRGAYGGYMLAKEPEEITAGDVIRILEGPIQVVEGLDETDIPQQELWKRIGDAVRDVLDKTTIRDLMESENEPISDGYMFYI
- a CDS encoding chemotaxis protein; amino-acid sequence: MSQQTNILLESGTNELEIIEFEMGNNRYGINVIKVKEIIMPMKVTPIPHANPAVEGIIQLRGEVLPVINMERVLGMPPSSNKSDEKYIVAAFNKTQVVFHVHNVTQIHRISWDQIEKPSDIYSAESSQVIGVIKRGSDMLLLLDFEKIILDISPETGIRIEQVKKLGKRERSDKRLVCAEDSPLLRKLLDNTLREAGYVNLEFFENGKDALDYLESIVTSGKKVTDEVQLVITDIEMPQMDGHHFTKRIRDNADLAPLPVIIFSSLITDDLKHKGESVGANDQVSKPEIAELVLKIDQYIL
- a CDS encoding replication-associated recombination protein A; this encodes MQNEPLAFRMRPNNIDEIAGQQQIIGPDTALYRMIKNGHVPSMLLYGEPGIGKTSLAHAIAGTSGLPFIALNATTSGKKEVEDVVAESRITGKVLLFLDEIHRFNKLQQDTLLPHVENGAITLIGATTENPFHDVNPAIRSRCGEIKQLSRLEPQDVMELLERALADPDRGLGKMKIVISDEQLRKIAEGVNGDARKALTVLESVVNASDEEDGKTIVEDWLVDNLIGRVGLFGDKKGSHFYNLLSALQKSVRGSDVNASIFYLANLLETGDLVAVCRRMLVMAYEDVGLASPEVAPRVLAATEAATRLGMPEARIPLANAVIEMCLASKSNSAYKAVDAAISAIHKGQTGDIPLHLRDTHYAGAVELGHAGYQYPHDTPIGSFGGWVNQQYLPDAIQNVEFYSPVNAGEEKRLAAIYDRLKNFRK
- a CDS encoding cysteine desulfurase family protein; its protein translation is MNSIYLDHAATTPVHPKVGAVYVEMLETTFGNPSSIHGYGREARKHLDGARKVLAASIHAQPTEIIFTSGGTEADNIAVFGTAAAMKEEGNHIITTTIEHPAVLESCKRLEEQGYDITYLEVNEQGQIDVWQVQEALSDKTILVSIMFGNNEVGTIQPIREIGKVLQNHQAIFHTDAVQAYGIVPLHVDELGVDLLSVSAHKLNGPKGIGFLYQRKGLKTAPLLFGGGQERKRRAGTENLPAVAAFAEAVSIAQASMEDNRKKYGNYAKILKSTLDGKEVAYEENAAEVDRLPHILNISFPGTDIESLLVNLDMGGIAVSSGSACSAGSLDPSHVLTAMFGQGSPKLRNSVRFSFGLGLDEEAMREAAVTIATIVNRLVK